From a single Actinomyces viscosus genomic region:
- a CDS encoding peptidoglycan D,D-transpeptidase FtsI family protein, whose amino-acid sequence MNPSRRQALQAGGLLLFTALAGRTVYVQAIDGPELAAKAKAERTVSWVNRAPRGDITGRDGTVLASSAVSYDIGVNQTLIAQYERTEMRQNESTGVNEKVVVGYGAAAVAAQLAPILDVDPLELGAKLVGDRTYEVIAQEVAPDTWRKIKALDIPGVEPDQRTRRTYPAGTVAGNVLGFTHEGEHNRELIGAAGLELTQNQLLTGVDGKGSEEIGRSGVIIPTGEQEDKPARPGATVRTTLNPDLQSIAQETIDRTVAAQHADWGIVMAMEPSTGKVVVLADSNSVDPSDPSATPEENRTARSVQAVFEPGSVGKVVTFATALEEGAVKPEDTWTVPYTWTSASGQTFKDSHEHETQSMTTAGVLAESSNVGTLQIGEKVSDDVRYDYMKRFGWGEATGIEMPAESDGIIYPPSSWDDRTRYTTMFGQGVAGTTLQSLQVLAAVANKGVRVAPRVIDAWIDADGKETPQTRPEGVRVISEATAKTLTEMLIGVTQEGGTAESASINGYLVAGKTGTTEILTDDSTVASFVGFLPARDPVLAIAVIVYRPEGIYGGTVAAPVFREVALAAMQALNIAPDPNVVAAQAARDGAGGERDASQ is encoded by the coding sequence GCCGGTCGCACCGTCTACGTCCAGGCGATCGACGGGCCGGAGCTGGCCGCCAAGGCCAAGGCCGAGCGCACGGTCTCCTGGGTCAACCGGGCCCCCCGCGGAGACATCACCGGACGAGACGGCACGGTCCTGGCCTCGTCGGCGGTCAGCTACGACATCGGCGTCAACCAGACCCTCATCGCCCAGTACGAGCGCACCGAGATGCGTCAGAACGAGTCCACCGGCGTCAACGAGAAGGTCGTCGTCGGCTACGGGGCGGCGGCGGTGGCCGCCCAGCTCGCCCCGATCCTCGACGTCGACCCCCTCGAGCTCGGGGCCAAGCTCGTGGGAGACCGGACCTACGAGGTCATCGCCCAGGAGGTCGCCCCCGACACCTGGCGCAAGATCAAGGCCCTGGACATCCCCGGCGTCGAGCCCGACCAGCGCACCCGACGCACCTACCCGGCCGGGACCGTGGCCGGCAACGTCCTGGGCTTCACCCACGAGGGGGAGCACAACCGCGAGCTTATCGGGGCCGCCGGGCTGGAGCTCACCCAGAACCAGCTCCTCACCGGCGTCGACGGCAAGGGCAGCGAGGAGATCGGACGCAGCGGCGTCATCATCCCCACCGGCGAGCAGGAGGACAAACCGGCCAGGCCCGGCGCCACCGTGCGCACCACCCTCAACCCGGACCTGCAGTCCATCGCCCAGGAGACCATCGACCGCACGGTGGCTGCCCAGCACGCCGACTGGGGCATCGTCATGGCCATGGAGCCGAGCACCGGCAAGGTCGTCGTCCTGGCCGACTCCAACTCCGTGGACCCCTCTGACCCCTCGGCCACCCCCGAGGAGAACCGCACCGCCCGCAGCGTCCAGGCCGTCTTCGAGCCCGGAAGCGTCGGCAAGGTCGTCACCTTCGCCACCGCCCTGGAGGAGGGGGCGGTCAAGCCCGAGGACACCTGGACCGTCCCCTACACCTGGACCTCGGCCAGCGGGCAGACCTTCAAGGACTCCCACGAGCACGAGACCCAGTCCATGACCACCGCCGGGGTCCTGGCGGAGTCCTCCAACGTCGGCACCCTCCAGATCGGTGAGAAGGTCTCCGACGACGTCCGCTACGACTACATGAAGCGCTTCGGCTGGGGCGAGGCCACGGGTATCGAGATGCCCGCCGAGTCCGACGGGATCATCTACCCGCCCAGCTCCTGGGACGACCGCACCCGGTACACCACGATGTTCGGGCAGGGGGTCGCCGGAACCACCCTCCAGTCCCTCCAGGTGCTGGCCGCCGTGGCCAACAAGGGCGTGCGCGTGGCCCCGCGCGTCATCGACGCCTGGATCGACGCCGACGGCAAGGAGACCCCCCAGACCCGCCCCGAGGGGGTGCGGGTCATCTCCGAGGCCACCGCCAAGACCCTCACCGAGATGCTCATCGGCGTCACCCAGGAGGGCGGCACCGCCGAGTCCGCCTCCATCAACGGCTACCTGGTCGCCGGCAAGACCGGGACCACCGAGATCCTCACCGACGACTCCACCGTGGCCTCCTTCGTCGGCTTCCTGCCCGCACGCGACCCGGTCCTGGCCATCGCCGTCATCGTCTACCGGCCCGAGGGCATCTACGGGGGCACCGTTGCCGCTCCCGTCTTCCGGGAGGTGGCGCTGGCCGCCATGCAGGCGCTCAACATCGCCCCGGACCCGAACGTCGTCGCCGCCCAGGCCGCCCGTGACGGAGCCGGCGGGGAACGGGACGCGAGCCAGTGA